A window from Deltaproteobacteria bacterium encodes these proteins:
- a CDS encoding amidohydrolase family protein: MQLITAKYLLTMDSPPIDNGGIVVEEGKIIAVGPKSDLQSQYKIKDKEDYPDHLLMPGLINAHTHLDMSHHKNYLMDPVRQLGVNVDFIEWLIGCIEYKKKASPMKLKDAVEEGLASCIETGTTCVADQGSFEGIFETVKKTGVRAVVFPELIGYDGKVAQDLFESALALVEKYSESESDLVRVGLAPYAPYAISPNILRIVAGHCRANGVPLMLQTAESFQEVEFFYNSSGDIGDKLFSYFGWDEKPPNFKKTPVEYLDEIKFLEARPLLVGCVQATQSDLDRIAKAKARVVISPRSNHYLQLGEAPVRTMKEKGICLALGTDGLHSNATLSLWDEMRFLQEKTDGTFSGEELLAMVTRNAAEALGWASEIGTLAPGKKADYIVIDASEIPSTGDLYSNLVRTTKTYHIKKVAVNGKALKGR, translated from the coding sequence ATGCAACTCATTACCGCCAAATATCTTCTCACGATGGATTCCCCGCCGATCGATAACGGCGGGATTGTCGTCGAAGAGGGAAAAATCATCGCGGTCGGTCCAAAAAGCGATCTCCAAAGCCAGTACAAAATCAAAGACAAAGAGGATTATCCCGACCATCTCCTCATGCCGGGGCTTATCAACGCGCATACCCATCTCGACATGTCGCACCACAAGAATTACCTCATGGATCCGGTGCGGCAGTTGGGGGTGAATGTCGATTTTATCGAGTGGCTCATCGGTTGCATCGAGTACAAAAAAAAGGCCTCGCCGATGAAGTTGAAAGATGCGGTGGAAGAGGGCTTGGCCTCCTGCATCGAGACGGGAACCACCTGTGTGGCCGATCAGGGGAGTTTTGAGGGAATTTTCGAGACGGTCAAAAAAACCGGCGTGCGCGCGGTGGTTTTTCCCGAACTGATCGGCTACGACGGCAAGGTGGCACAGGATCTTTTCGAGTCCGCGCTGGCGCTGGTGGAAAAGTACTCTGAAAGCGAGTCTGATCTTGTCCGCGTCGGTCTTGCCCCTTACGCCCCTTACGCCATCTCGCCCAATATTTTGCGCATTGTTGCGGGACATTGCCGGGCCAATGGCGTGCCGCTGATGTTGCAGACGGCCGAGAGTTTTCAGGAGGTGGAGTTCTTTTACAATTCATCCGGGGATATCGGCGACAAGTTGTTTTCCTATTTCGGCTGGGACGAAAAGCCCCCCAACTTCAAGAAAACGCCGGTGGAATATCTGGATGAAATCAAATTTCTGGAGGCCAGACCCCTTTTGGTTGGCTGTGTTCAGGCCACCCAAAGCGATCTCGACCGGATTGCAAAGGCGAAGGCTCGCGTCGTCATTTCCCCCCGCTCCAACCACTATCTTCAGTTAGGAGAAGCGCCCGTCAGAACGATGAAGGAAAAAGGGATTTGTCTGGCGTTAGGCACCGATGGCTTGCACTCAAACGCCACGCTGTCTCTCTGGGATGAAATGCGGTTTTTGCAGGAAAAAACGGACGGAACATTCTCCGGCGAGGAACTGCTGGCAATGGTGACGCGGAACGCGGCCGAGGCCCTTGGCTGGGCCTCGGAAATCGGGACGCTCGCCCCCGGCAAAAAGGCCGACTACATCGTCATCGACGCCTCCGAAATTCCCTCCACGGGAGATCTCTATTCCAATCTTGTCCGCACCACCAAAACCTATCACATCAAAAAAGTGGCGGTGAACGGGAAGGCGCTGAAGGGGCGCTGA